A section of the Bryobacteraceae bacterium genome encodes:
- a CDS encoding MFS transporter, whose amino-acid sequence MNTRLRWVVIAAFALSNAINFMDRQVLAALAPQLMREFGLSAAGYGDVILAFSIAYAAGAPLAGWAIDRMGLRWGASLAVGFWSLAGMATGWVNSVGALIACRAALGLGEAGGVPSTGKASAMYLPPRERALGAAVFQVGLTLGAILAPVAAQSIAQRFGWRAAFVLLGAAGVVWIPLWLVLERRVPAPRAHAGAPAARAGEILRDRRYWALLAANVLLMAVYSLWVNWTTVFLVREHGLSQAEANYRFAWIPPIFATLGGLAGGWLTMRGSAGRDDITPARMQTILLASLLLLGGAAVPWMPTAAWATVFICLSFFGCVASSVNIYAMPLDLFGAHRAAFAVSGLTAVYGALQGVFSSIAGRVVDRYGFAPVCVAAAVLPMASWAVLHFALGRRRGGRV is encoded by the coding sequence ATGAATACGCGCCTGCGCTGGGTGGTGATCGCCGCCTTTGCACTTTCCAACGCCATCAACTTCATGGACCGCCAGGTGCTGGCCGCGCTCGCCCCGCAACTGATGCGCGAGTTCGGCCTGAGCGCGGCCGGCTACGGCGACGTGATCCTGGCCTTTTCCATCGCCTATGCGGCGGGCGCGCCGCTGGCCGGCTGGGCGATCGACCGCATGGGACTGCGCTGGGGCGCTTCGCTCGCCGTCGGCTTCTGGTCGCTGGCCGGAATGGCCACGGGCTGGGTGAACAGCGTCGGCGCGCTGATCGCCTGCCGCGCTGCGCTGGGGCTGGGCGAGGCGGGCGGCGTGCCATCGACGGGCAAGGCCTCGGCAATGTACCTGCCGCCGCGGGAGCGCGCACTCGGGGCGGCCGTCTTTCAGGTCGGACTCACGCTGGGGGCAATCCTGGCCCCGGTGGCGGCCCAGTCCATCGCGCAACGCTTCGGGTGGCGGGCCGCGTTTGTCCTGCTGGGAGCGGCGGGCGTCGTGTGGATCCCGCTGTGGCTTGTGCTGGAACGGCGCGTGCCCGCGCCGCGCGCCCACGCCGGCGCGCCCGCCGCGCGGGCCGGCGAGATCCTCCGCGACCGCCGCTACTGGGCGCTCCTGGCGGCCAACGTGCTGCTGATGGCTGTGTATTCGCTGTGGGTGAACTGGACGACCGTGTTTCTGGTGCGCGAACATGGCCTGTCGCAGGCCGAAGCGAACTACCGCTTCGCGTGGATCCCGCCCATCTTCGCCACGCTGGGCGGGCTGGCCGGCGGATGGCTGACGATGCGCGGGTCGGCAGGGAGAGACGACATCACGCCGGCGCGGATGCAGACCATTCTTCTGGCGTCGCTGCTGCTGTTGGGCGGCGCGGCCGTGCCGTGGATGCCCACGGCCGCCTGGGCCACCGTTTTCATCTGCCTGTCGTTTTTCGGCTGTGTGGCATCGAGTGTCAACATCTACGCCATGCCGCTGGACCTGTTCGGCGCGCATCGCGCGGCCTTTGCCGTTTCCGGGCTGACCGCGGTGTATGGCGCGCTCCAGGGTGTGTTCTCCTCGATTGCCGGCCGTGTGGTGGACCGCTACGGCTTCGCGCCGGTCTGCGTCGCCGCCGCCGTACTGCCGATGGCGAGCTGGGCCGTGCTGCATTTCGCGCTGGGACGCCGGCGCGGGGGACGTGTATGA
- a CDS encoding aldo/keto reductase: MEATRRGFLAGAALLVGPRSLKAAPAELPKRKLGRTGLEPTVLGFGCMTTTDASVIEQAADAGVNWFDTARGYQNGNNERMVGAALKSRRHKVHITTKTPARNKADALAHLDTSLRELQTDYVDVWYLHNRSNPSDCPDELFDAQDEAVKAGKARFRGVSFHSNHETMFRFLIDRKRTDVILVSYNFTMGSKIEPLMKEAADKGIGIVAMKVMAGGFRRIREGDPLREKFARPGAMAAALKWAVRLPFVHTSIPGIMDLDQLEENYRAVVTGYRPDVDDRLLAAQLDLIRPYYCRMCGACAGVCPKGLPVSDIIRYVTYADGYGEFALGRDQFRLLPEKVREVRCSDCAVCAVRCPNGVRVAERVARAQELFA; encoded by the coding sequence ATGGAAGCGACACGGCGCGGATTCCTGGCCGGCGCGGCCCTGCTCGTCGGGCCGCGGTCCCTGAAGGCGGCGCCCGCGGAGCTGCCGAAGCGAAAGCTCGGCCGGACGGGCCTCGAGCCCACGGTGCTGGGCTTCGGCTGCATGACCACCACGGATGCGAGCGTCATCGAGCAGGCGGCCGACGCGGGGGTCAACTGGTTCGACACCGCACGCGGCTACCAGAACGGCAACAATGAGCGGATGGTGGGCGCGGCGCTGAAAAGCCGGCGGCACAAGGTCCACATCACCACCAAGACGCCGGCCCGCAACAAGGCTGACGCGCTGGCCCATCTCGACACGTCGCTGCGCGAGCTTCAGACCGATTACGTCGACGTCTGGTACCTGCATAACCGGTCCAACCCCTCGGACTGCCCCGATGAGCTGTTCGACGCCCAGGACGAGGCGGTGAAAGCGGGCAAGGCTCGCTTCCGCGGCGTCAGCTTCCACTCGAATCACGAGACGATGTTCCGCTTTCTCATCGACAGGAAGCGGACCGACGTCATTCTGGTCAGCTACAACTTCACCATGGGCTCGAAGATCGAGCCGCTGATGAAGGAGGCGGCCGACAAGGGCATCGGCATCGTGGCGATGAAGGTGATGGCCGGCGGGTTCCGCCGCATCCGCGAGGGCGACCCGCTGCGCGAGAAGTTCGCCCGGCCGGGTGCGATGGCCGCGGCGCTGAAATGGGCCGTGCGCCTGCCGTTTGTTCACACGTCGATTCCAGGCATCATGGATCTCGACCAGCTGGAGGAAAACTACCGCGCCGTGGTCACCGGCTACCGGCCGGACGTCGACGACCGGCTGCTGGCCGCGCAGCTCGACTTGATCCGGCCCTATTACTGCCGCATGTGCGGCGCCTGTGCCGGAGTCTGTCCGAAGGGCCTGCCGGTGAGCGACATCATCCGCTACGTCACTTACGCTGACGGCTACGGCGAGTTCGCGCTCGGGCGTGACCAGTTCCGCCTGCTGCCTGAGAAAGTTCGCGAGGTCCGCTGCTCGGACTGCGCCGTCTGCGCCGTCCGCTGCCCGAACGGCGTCCGCGTCGCCGAGCGCGTCGCCCGCGCCCAGGAGCTGTTCGCATGA
- a CDS encoding glycosyl transferase, with protein sequence MSEEILSPEARQAIEKLRQADIVIGIPSYNNGRTIGHVVRAAQAGLNKYFPEFRGVIINSDGGSKDDTRRQVMEAQLDPAQLLLVETPLYPVHRLSFPYHGIPGKGSAFRMIFRMACDLGAKACAVVDSDLRSITPEWIDLLVRPVVHRGYDFVAPYYHRHKYDGTITNSIIYPLTRALYGQRIRQPIGGDFGMSRPVVETYLARNDWETDVARYGIDIWMTTIAVARGFRVCQSFLGAKLHDAKDPGADLSAMLQQVVGSVFSLMIEFRDVWMSIYGSRDVELFGFRYDVGLDPIPVNLDRMVQAFVRGEADLREVWSMALSGETMRQLGALARAARSGPATDFRVPDELWVTVIYEFASAYAELPTARSHLVRSLTPLYLGRVASFVNETRDMNAAEVEERIEQLCLVFERLKPFLVERWGGPRVDEFRPQPARGAGEPQEVSS encoded by the coding sequence ATGTCCGAAGAGATCCTTTCTCCCGAAGCCCGGCAGGCCATTGAAAAGCTGCGGCAGGCCGACATCGTCATCGGCATCCCCAGTTACAACAACGGGCGGACCATCGGGCATGTCGTGCGCGCGGCCCAGGCGGGGCTGAACAAGTACTTCCCGGAGTTCCGCGGGGTGATCATCAACTCCGACGGCGGCTCGAAGGACGACACGCGCAGGCAGGTGATGGAGGCGCAGCTCGACCCGGCGCAACTGCTGCTGGTGGAGACGCCGCTCTATCCGGTGCACCGGCTCTCCTTTCCTTATCACGGGATCCCCGGCAAGGGCAGCGCTTTCCGGATGATCTTCCGGATGGCGTGCGATCTTGGGGCGAAGGCATGCGCGGTGGTGGACTCCGACCTGCGCTCGATCACGCCGGAATGGATCGACCTGCTCGTGCGCCCGGTGGTGCACCGCGGCTACGACTTCGTCGCCCCGTACTACCACCGGCACAAGTACGACGGCACCATCACCAACAGCATCATTTACCCGTTGACACGAGCCCTCTACGGGCAGCGGATCCGGCAGCCGATCGGCGGCGACTTCGGGATGTCGCGCCCCGTGGTGGAGACCTACCTGGCCCGCAACGACTGGGAGACCGACGTTGCCCGTTATGGCATTGACATCTGGATGACGACCATCGCGGTGGCGCGCGGCTTCCGCGTGTGCCAGAGTTTCCTCGGCGCCAAGCTTCACGACGCCAAGGACCCCGGCGCGGACCTGAGCGCGATGCTCCAACAGGTGGTGGGCAGCGTCTTCAGCCTGATGATCGAATTCCGGGACGTCTGGATGAGTATTTACGGCAGCCGCGATGTGGAGCTGTTCGGGTTCCGCTATGACGTCGGGCTGGACCCCATTCCGGTGAACCTGGACCGCATGGTGCAAGCGTTTGTGCGCGGCGAAGCGGACCTGCGCGAGGTCTGGTCGATGGCGCTTTCCGGCGAAACGATGCGGCAGCTCGGCGCACTGGCCCGGGCCGCGCGCAGCGGCCCGGCGACGGATTTCCGGGTGCCGGACGAGCTGTGGGTGACGGTGATTTACGAGTTTGCCTCCGCTTACGCGGAGCTGCCGACGGCGCGCTCCCATCTGGTGAGGTCTCTCACGCCGCTCTACCTGGGACGCGTGGCCTCGTTTGTGAATGAAACCCGGGACATGAACGCCGCCGAGGTGGAAGAGCGGATCGAGCAGCTCTGCCTCGTGTTTGAGCGGCTGAAACCGTTTCTGGTCGAACGCTGGGGCGGGCCCCGCGTAGACGAATTCAGGCCGCAGCCCGCGCGCGGCGCGGGCGAGCCTCAGGAGGTGTCCTCATGA
- a CDS encoding glycosyl hydrolase, translated as MAGMKPTIRTTLLGALVLAGALSGQQIRTGEWVPMFNGKNLDGWKANENPEAWQVVIEDGQPAIKTTGYRSHLFWMVEQCEDCEFKADFKVMDGSNSGMYFRAAFEPGWPKGYEAQVNATHKDPVKTGSLYNFHKNFVSPTRPGEWGTQHIIVRGNHIVIKVNDQVITDYVDEKNTYTKGWLALQGHDPQSTTYYRNLYYRRLPKEERK; from the coding sequence ATGGCGGGCATGAAACCGACAATTCGAACCACCCTGTTGGGCGCGCTGGTTCTTGCGGGCGCGCTCTCCGGACAGCAGATCAGGACCGGCGAGTGGGTGCCGATGTTCAACGGGAAGAACCTCGACGGGTGGAAGGCGAACGAGAACCCCGAGGCGTGGCAAGTGGTGATCGAAGACGGACAGCCGGCCATCAAGACCACCGGCTACCGCAGCCACCTGTTCTGGATGGTGGAGCAGTGCGAGGACTGCGAATTCAAGGCGGATTTCAAGGTGATGGACGGCAGCAATTCGGGAATGTATTTCCGGGCTGCGTTCGAGCCGGGCTGGCCGAAAGGATATGAAGCGCAGGTGAACGCGACCCACAAGGACCCGGTGAAAACCGGGAGCCTTTACAACTTCCACAAGAACTTCGTCAGTCCGACCCGGCCGGGTGAATGGGGGACCCAGCACATCATCGTGCGGGGCAACCACATCGTGATCAAGGTCAACGACCAGGTGATCACGGACTATGTCGACGAAAAGAACACCTACACGAAGGGCTGGCTGGCGCTTCAGGGACACGACCCGCAGTCGACGACGTACTACCGGAACCTCTATTACAGAAGGCTGCCGAAGGAAGAGCGGAAGTAG
- the pntB gene encoding NAD(P) transhydrogenase subunit beta → MPDALVNLVYLLSSALFIFALKGMSHPRTAVRGNLLGALGMFLAVVVTLLDRRIVSYEIIIAGLVAGSAIGAVLALKIQMTAMPQMVALLNGFGGAASALVAGAALAEALHLGSAMDMQFRISTALSGLIGGVTFLGSLVAFGKLQELITSAAVVFPGRHAVNVLAALVNAALCVAVVMRPEELLFYWALLAASCVLGVLATIGIGGADMPVVISLLNSYSGLAACATGFVLQNNMLIIAGSLVGASGIILTQIMCRAMNRSLANVLFGGFGAEVASRGDDVYRGRIKAASAEEIAMVLANARRVAIVPGYGMAVSQAQHAVRRLQQLLEERGAEVFFAIHPVAGRMPGHMNVLLAEADVPYESLKEMDEANPLFPQTDVSIVIGANDVVNPLARTDPRSPIAGMPILDVDKSHTVVVIKRSLSPGFAGIPNPLFAADNTLMFFSDGQKAINEIINALKET, encoded by the coding sequence ATGCCGGACGCACTCGTCAATCTCGTCTATCTGCTCTCTTCCGCGCTGTTCATCTTTGCGTTGAAAGGAATGTCGCACCCTCGCACCGCCGTGCGCGGCAACCTGCTGGGCGCGCTGGGCATGTTTCTGGCCGTGGTGGTCACGCTGCTTGACCGCCGCATCGTCAGCTACGAAATCATCATTGCCGGCCTGGTGGCCGGCTCGGCCATCGGCGCGGTGCTGGCGCTGAAGATCCAGATGACCGCGATGCCGCAGATGGTGGCGCTGCTGAACGGCTTTGGCGGCGCCGCGTCGGCGCTTGTCGCCGGCGCCGCCCTGGCCGAGGCCCTGCATCTCGGCAGCGCCATGGACATGCAGTTCCGCATCTCCACGGCTCTCAGCGGGCTCATCGGCGGCGTCACGTTTCTTGGCAGCCTCGTGGCTTTCGGCAAACTTCAGGAGCTCATCACGAGCGCAGCCGTCGTCTTCCCGGGCCGCCACGCCGTCAATGTCCTGGCCGCGCTGGTCAATGCGGCCCTGTGCGTGGCGGTGGTGATGCGCCCGGAGGAGCTCCTGTTTTACTGGGCCCTGCTGGCGGCCTCCTGCGTTCTCGGCGTGCTTGCCACCATCGGCATCGGCGGCGCCGACATGCCCGTCGTCATCTCCCTGCTGAACTCCTACTCGGGCCTCGCCGCCTGCGCCACCGGCTTCGTCCTCCAGAACAACATGCTGATCATCGCGGGTTCGCTCGTCGGCGCCTCCGGCATCATCCTCACCCAGATCATGTGCCGCGCCATGAACCGCTCGCTGGCCAACGTCCTGTTTGGCGGCTTCGGCGCTGAGGTCGCCTCCAGGGGCGATGATGTCTACCGGGGCAGGATCAAGGCGGCTTCGGCGGAAGAGATCGCCATGGTGCTGGCCAACGCCCGCCGCGTTGCCATTGTGCCCGGCTACGGCATGGCGGTCAGCCAGGCGCAGCACGCCGTCCGCAGGCTTCAGCAGCTTCTGGAAGAACGCGGCGCCGAAGTCTTTTTCGCCATCCATCCCGTCGCCGGCCGCATGCCCGGCCATATGAACGTCCTGCTGGCCGAGGCCGACGTCCCCTACGAGTCCCTCAAGGAGATGGACGAGGCGAATCCGCTCTTCCCGCAGACCGACGTTTCCATCGTCATCGGCGCCAACGACGTGGTCAACCCGCTGGCCCGCACCGATCCCAGGTCTCCCATCGCCGGCATGCCGATCCTCGACGTGGACAAGTCGCACACCGTCGTGGTCATCAAACGCAGCCTCAGCCCGGGCTTCGCCGGCATTCCCAACCCGCTGTTCGCCGCCGACAACACGCTGATGTTCTTCTCCGACGGCCAGAAGGCCATCAACGAGATCATCAACGCGCTGAAAGAGACCTGA
- the pntA gene encoding NAD(P) transhydrogenase subunit alpha yields the protein MRVGVLKETFPGERRVALVPQAAAQLLQKGFEVVIEAGAGLAAGFRDEEYAAKGARLAASRHEVTEASDVLLCVRAAAEGLRSGQVAIGFFDPLSEPARARAFASAGVSAFAMELMPRITRAQSMDALSSMATIAGYEAVILAARHLPRLFPMLMTAAGTIAPAHVYVVGVGVAGLQAIATARRLGAIVSAYDVRPAVKEQVQSLGAKFVELPLEAGEAEDKGGYARAMDESFYRRQRELMARVVGQNDVVITTAAVPGRKAPVLVTEDMVRSMAPGSVIVDVAAERGGNCELTAPGEIIERHGVTIIGLLNLPSLAPYHASQMYARNVVNFLLHIARQGRIDFFSDDEILRETLVTHEGAVVHARVKELLGEA from the coding sequence ATGAGAGTTGGCGTTCTCAAGGAGACATTTCCCGGCGAACGGCGCGTCGCGCTGGTCCCCCAGGCGGCGGCGCAACTGCTCCAGAAGGGGTTTGAGGTCGTCATCGAGGCGGGCGCCGGCCTGGCGGCCGGTTTCCGCGACGAGGAGTACGCGGCCAAGGGAGCGCGCCTGGCAGCTTCCCGTCACGAGGTGACGGAGGCCAGCGACGTTCTTCTCTGCGTCCGCGCCGCCGCCGAAGGTCTGCGTTCGGGGCAGGTGGCGATCGGCTTCTTCGATCCGCTTTCCGAACCGGCCCGCGCCCGCGCGTTCGCCTCGGCGGGCGTCAGCGCCTTTGCCATGGAGCTGATGCCGCGCATCACCCGCGCGCAGAGCATGGACGCGCTCTCCTCCATGGCCACCATCGCCGGCTATGAGGCGGTGATCCTTGCCGCGCGCCACCTGCCGCGGCTGTTTCCCATGCTGATGACCGCCGCCGGCACCATCGCACCGGCGCATGTGTACGTGGTGGGCGTCGGCGTGGCCGGCCTTCAGGCCATCGCCACGGCGCGCCGCCTCGGCGCCATTGTGTCTGCATATGACGTCCGGCCGGCCGTCAAAGAGCAGGTGCAGAGCCTGGGCGCGAAATTCGTCGAGCTGCCGCTGGAAGCGGGCGAGGCGGAAGACAAGGGCGGCTATGCGCGCGCCATGGACGAGTCTTTCTATCGCCGCCAGCGCGAGCTGATGGCGCGGGTGGTAGGGCAAAACGACGTCGTCATCACCACCGCCGCCGTGCCGGGCCGCAAGGCGCCCGTGCTGGTCACTGAGGACATGGTGCGCAGCATGGCGCCAGGTTCCGTGATCGTCGATGTCGCCGCCGAGCGGGGAGGAAACTGCGAGCTCACGGCGCCCGGCGAGATCATTGAGCGCCACGGCGTCACCATCATCGGACTGCTCAACCTGCCTTCGCTCGCTCCTTACCATGCGAGCCAGATGTACGCGCGCAACGTCGTCAACTTCCTGCTCCACATCGCGAGACAGGGGCGGATTGACTTTTTCTCTGATGACGAAATCCTGCGCGAAACGCTGGTCACGCACGAGGGCGCGGTCGTCCACGCCCGCGTCAAAGAACTGCTGGGAGAAGCCTGA
- a CDS encoding dipeptidyl peptidase S46 family protein, whose protein sequence is MPMPRNTALACVAAVLLAPSAPGVEGKWTPQQVLELDPAWLRQLGLQLPPERLWDPRRGTGLLAAAVNIGGCSAGFVSETGLILTNHHCLFSVLQEHSTPQRDLMTHGFLARTPEEELPGRTLRVTVPRRFTDVTREIVDAVPAGASDLERREAIDRKQKELVAACERSPDTRCRVAVFDGGVQYVLVESFELSDVRLVYAPPRAIGEFGGEIDNWMWPRHAGDFALARAYKDGKPYRPEFWFPISRAGVRPGDFVMVLGYPGRTLRSLTAAEMALQRDGFFALRARIYGEWIQLLEQAARGSPEGEIAVAGTLKSLHNMAKNAQGQLAGLARGRIIEKQAEEEKRVEEWAARHPQWRPALDARRELDRLAAERRRTMLRDFLIESIPNGPLALRHATQLVRLAAERARPDMEREPEYMDRELPRLRARLERDQKSFYRPADEALMKSWLRHALSLPDGARLQAVDAAFGGASLDEAVARLYDGTKVTRLDERMRMFGESLDQLRARHDPLLDFALALEPELRAYDRARREHEGAVSRLRPAWRRAVIAHAGRPIAPDANGTLRVSFAHVKGYSPREAVEYLPQTTLAGMLEKHTGEEPFALPQALLEAAAKTDPARVPLNFLADADTTGGNSGSPVVNGRGELVGLNFDRVWENVANDFGYNPAIARNVNVDIRFFLWLLEHVDRADRLLRELGARH, encoded by the coding sequence ATGCCAATGCCGCGAAACACCGCTCTTGCCTGTGTCGCCGCCGTGCTGCTGGCGCCTTCGGCCCCGGGCGTCGAAGGCAAGTGGACGCCACAGCAGGTGCTGGAGCTGGACCCCGCCTGGCTTCGCCAGCTTGGCTTGCAGCTTCCGCCCGAAAGGCTGTGGGATCCGCGCCGGGGCACCGGGCTGCTGGCGGCGGCCGTGAACATTGGCGGCTGCTCGGCCGGCTTTGTCTCGGAAACGGGCCTCATCCTCACGAACCATCACTGCCTGTTCAGCGTCCTTCAGGAGCACAGCACCCCACAGCGGGACCTGATGACCCATGGCTTTCTGGCGCGAACGCCGGAAGAGGAGCTGCCAGGCCGCACCTTGCGCGTCACCGTGCCTCGCCGGTTCACCGACGTGACCCGGGAAATCGTCGACGCCGTTCCGGCCGGCGCGTCCGACCTCGAGCGCCGCGAGGCGATCGACCGAAAACAGAAGGAGCTGGTCGCGGCCTGCGAGCGCTCGCCCGATACGCGCTGCCGTGTCGCCGTCTTCGATGGCGGCGTTCAGTATGTCCTGGTGGAGAGCTTTGAGCTTTCCGACGTGCGTCTCGTCTACGCTCCGCCGCGCGCGATCGGTGAATTCGGCGGCGAAATCGACAACTGGATGTGGCCCCGCCATGCGGGCGACTTCGCCCTGGCCCGCGCATACAAGGACGGCAAGCCCTACCGCCCCGAGTTCTGGTTCCCCATTTCGCGCGCCGGCGTGCGACCGGGTGACTTTGTCATGGTGCTCGGTTATCCGGGCCGCACGCTGCGCTCGCTCACCGCCGCCGAGATGGCCCTTCAGCGCGACGGCTTTTTCGCCCTCCGCGCCCGGATTTACGGCGAATGGATCCAGTTGCTCGAGCAGGCCGCCAGGGGCTCGCCCGAAGGCGAAATTGCCGTGGCCGGCACGCTGAAGAGCCTGCATAACATGGCCAAGAACGCGCAGGGCCAGCTCGCCGGCCTGGCCCGCGGCCGCATCATCGAAAAACAGGCCGAGGAAGAAAAGCGGGTGGAAGAGTGGGCCGCCAGGCATCCTCAATGGCGGCCGGCCCTTGACGCCCGCCGCGAACTCGACCGCCTCGCCGCCGAACGCCGCCGCACGATGCTCCGCGATTTTCTCATCGAATCCATCCCCAACGGTCCCCTCGCTCTGCGGCACGCCACCCAGCTTGTTCGCCTTGCCGCCGAACGCGCCCGGCCGGACATGGAGCGCGAGCCAGAGTACATGGATCGGGAGCTGCCCCGCCTCCGCGCCCGCCTGGAACGCGACCAGAAGAGTTTTTACCGCCCCGCGGATGAGGCGCTCATGAAGAGCTGGCTCCGGCACGCCCTCTCGCTCCCCGACGGCGCGCGCCTCCAGGCCGTTGACGCCGCCTTCGGCGGCGCCTCCCTCGACGAGGCTGTCGCCCGTCTGTATGACGGGACGAAGGTCACAAGGCTGGATGAGCGCATGAGGATGTTCGGCGAGTCGCTCGACCAGCTCCGGGCGCGCCACGATCCGCTGCTCGATTTCGCGCTGGCGCTTGAGCCCGAGCTCCGCGCCTACGACCGCGCCCGGCGCGAGCACGAGGGCGCCGTGAGCCGCCTCCGCCCGGCCTGGCGCCGCGCCGTCATCGCCCATGCCGGCAGGCCCATCGCCCCCGACGCCAACGGGACGCTCCGCGTCTCGTTCGCGCACGTGAAGGGCTACTCGCCGCGGGAGGCGGTCGAGTACCTGCCCCAGACAACGTTGGCCGGGATGCTCGAGAAGCATACCGGCGAGGAGCCCTTCGCCCTTCCGCAGGCCCTGCTCGAGGCCGCCGCGAAGACCGACCCCGCCCGTGTGCCGCTGAACTTTCTGGCCGATGCGGACACCACCGGCGGCAATTCCGGCAGCCCGGTGGTCAATGGCCGCGGCGAACTGGTGGGGCTCAATTTCGACCGTGTCTGGGAAAATGTCGCCAACGATTTCGGCTACAATCCGGCCATCGCGCGCAATGTCAACGTCGATATCCGCTTCTTCCTCTGGCTGCTGGAGCATGTCGATCGCGCCGACCGCCTGCTGCGCGAACTGGGCGCGCGACATTGA
- a CDS encoding dehydratase — MPDKLPAPSSILDSGDPSLFDVRTRAAGPQGRLPYTEEMLRERPSGDLFGWTMNAAMGWEPARMNADEVLILSTHGGLRAPDGSPIALGYHTGHWEVSLQVEAAARELKELGAMPFAANCSDPCDGRSQGTPAMFDSLPYRNDAATVFRRLIRSLPTRRAVIGVATCDKGLPAMMMALAAQHGLPAILVPGGVTLLPEKGEDTAVVQSIGARFAHGEIPLEYAQEVGCRACASPGGGCQFMGTAATSQAVAEALGMALPHAALAPSGHPVWLDMARRSARAVLRLHEGGVCMRDILTPEALENALVVHAAVGGSMNLIIHLAAIAFHAGLRRPTVDDWVRVNRAVPRLVDALPNGPRNFATVQVFLAGGVPEVMLHLRRAGLLNTQARTASGLTLGENLDWWEQSERRAALRRRLRELDGIDPDDVIFSPDEARRRGITSTVCFPTGNLAPEGSVVKATAIDPSVVGPDGVYRLCGPARVFTSEPAAIAAIKEGRIRPGDVLVLAGRGPMGSGMEETYQLTSALKYLPFGKHVALITDARFSGVSTGACIGHVSPEALAGGPIGRLRDGDMIEIVIDLNRLEGTVNVIGVDLDARTPHPDLAPDPLLPDDTRLWAALQQASGGSWAGCVYDVDRILELLEAGRRALEKSQGERLAAFSSPTRPPATSGQTP; from the coding sequence ATGCCGGACAAGCTGCCTGCACCCTCATCTATCCTGGATTCGGGCGATCCCTCCCTGTTTGACGTGCGCACCCGTGCCGCCGGGCCGCAGGGCCGCCTCCCATACACCGAAGAGATGCTGCGCGAGCGGCCCTCCGGCGACCTCTTCGGATGGACGATGAACGCCGCCATGGGCTGGGAGCCGGCCCGCATGAACGCCGACGAGGTCCTGATTCTCTCCACGCACGGCGGCCTGCGCGCCCCGGACGGCTCGCCCATCGCGCTGGGCTATCACACCGGGCACTGGGAAGTCAGCCTCCAGGTGGAGGCCGCCGCCCGCGAACTGAAAGAGCTCGGCGCCATGCCCTTTGCCGCCAACTGTTCCGATCCCTGCGACGGGCGCTCCCAGGGCACGCCTGCCATGTTCGACTCTCTCCCCTATCGCAACGACGCGGCCACCGTCTTCCGCCGCCTCATCCGCTCGCTTCCCACCCGCCGCGCCGTCATCGGCGTGGCCACCTGCGACAAGGGCTTGCCGGCAATGATGATGGCGCTGGCCGCGCAGCACGGGCTGCCGGCGATTCTGGTTCCCGGCGGCGTCACGCTGCTGCCGGAAAAAGGGGAGGATACCGCCGTCGTCCAGTCCATCGGTGCGCGCTTCGCGCACGGGGAAATTCCGCTCGAGTACGCACAGGAGGTCGGCTGCCGCGCCTGCGCCTCGCCCGGCGGCGGCTGTCAGTTCATGGGCACGGCTGCCACGTCGCAGGCGGTTGCTGAAGCGCTGGGCATGGCGCTACCCCATGCGGCGCTGGCCCCGTCGGGTCATCCCGTCTGGCTGGACATGGCCCGGCGCTCGGCGCGCGCGGTGCTCCGGCTGCACGAAGGGGGAGTCTGCATGCGGGACATCCTCACGCCGGAAGCCCTGGAGAATGCGCTCGTCGTGCATGCCGCCGTCGGCGGCTCGATGAACCTGATCATCCACCTCGCCGCCATCGCTTTCCACGCCGGGCTGCGCCGCCCCACGGTGGACGACTGGGTGCGCGTCAACCGCGCCGTTCCGCGCCTGGTGGACGCGCTGCCCAACGGGCCGCGAAATTTCGCCACCGTGCAGGTGTTCCTGGCCGGCGGCGTGCCCGAGGTCATGCTGCACCTGCGCCGCGCCGGCCTGTTGAACACGCAGGCGCGCACGGCCAGCGGCCTGACGCTTGGGGAAAACCTCGACTGGTGGGAGCAGAGCGAACGCCGCGCCGCCCTGCGCCGCCGTTTGCGCGAGCTCGATGGCATTGATCCTGACGACGTCATCTTTTCGCCTGACGAGGCGCGCCGCCGGGGCATCACTTCCACCGTCTGCTTCCCCACGGGCAATCTCGCGCCAGAGGGCTCAGTGGTGAAGGCGACGGCCATCGACCCGTCCGTGGTCGGCCCTGACGGCGTCTACCGGCTGTGCGGCCCGGCGCGCGTCTTCACTTCCGAACCGGCCGCCATTGCCGCCATCAAGGAAGGCCGCATCCGCCCCGGCGACGTGTTGGTGCTGGCGGGCCGCGGCCCCATGGGCTCGGGCATGGAGGAGACCTATCAGCTCACTTCGGCGCTGAAGTACCTGCCTTTCGGCAAGCACGTGGCGCTGATTACCGATGCGCGCTTCAGCGGCGTTTCCACCGGGGCCTGCATCGGACACGTCTCGCCCGAGGCCCTGGCGGGCGGACCCATCGGCCGCCTGCGCGACGGCGACATGATCGAGATCGTGATCGACCTCAACCGGCTGGAAGGCACGGTGAACGTCATCGGCGTCGATCTCGATGCGCGCACGCCGCATCCCGATCTTGCTCCCGACCCGCTGCTGCCGGACGACACGCGTCTGTGGGCCGCGCTCCAGCAGGCCAGCGGAGGAAGCTGGGCCGGCTGCGTCTATGACGTCGACCGGATTCTGGAGCTGCTCGAAGCCGGCCGCCGCGCCCTGGAAAAATCTCAGGGAGAAAGGTTGGCGGCGTTCAGTTCACCGACTCGCCCGCCTGCAACTTCCGGTCAAACGCCATGA